A stretch of the Papaver somniferum cultivar HN1 chromosome 6, ASM357369v1, whole genome shotgun sequence genome encodes the following:
- the LOC113290764 gene encoding uncharacterized protein LOC113290764, with protein sequence MGEDAAEPPTVEKLIEVQIGDGKHKKTFVGADLPAHERDGLITLLRANVDVFAWSFAEMPGTDPNVACHRLNIDEKFHPVRQKIRNMAQRKKDGVTAEVEKLLEAGFIRQCSIPAVCLMPYPFQRRMEDQEHTAFVTDRGVYCYTVMPIGLKNAGETYQHLVDHMFKDLIGKTMEVYINDMVVKSEQKESHFLDLQKTFNILRQYRMKLNPAKCSYGLSSGKFLGYLMTHRGIKANPEQIRAIREMSSPRTKKEVQKLAGRLVALNCFISRSSDRFKPFFDVLKKAVNFGWTDECGKDFDEIKQYLSTPPVLPVYFVSKSLTGAETRYKKIEKIALALLHASRRLKPYFQGRKIIVYSEYPLKRILERVDDSTRLAIWSNFLGAYEIKYENINAEKGHALAALLAYFDVDDIETVGGGEEELFKVIESATDQTGGSRIEKATRLGFQASNNEAGYEAAIIGLKAVKQLDAKNVKLFFIGQRPQLENRHADALAYLYSAVDTDTTRFVVVDFQELPSISDSQLFWLSNTLVGGGGGGRETISAQGDTENIDNNMDVDSPVIDDSSNPAENTSDLRQPYVRFGILNEIVSDNGKQFDSGVIKDFCKNLNIRHNFSSPYYAQSNRQAKATNRVIMDNLKKRLEKAKGKWIKEFPGVLWSYRTTPKRSTGFSPFTLAYGAEVVIPTEVHLKITKTRAVKSGKNDSILA encoded by the exons ATGGGAGAGGACGCAGCTGAACCCCCAACAGTTGAGAAACTGATCGAGGTCCAGATTGGAGATGGGAAGCACAAAAAAACGTTCGTAGGGGCAGATCTTCCTGCACATGAACGTGATGGTTTGATTACATTGCTAAGGGCAAACGTCGACGTTTTCGCATGGAGTTTTGCTGAGATGCCTGGGACAGATCCGAATGTAGCCTGCCACAGGCTAAATATCGATGAGAAGTTCCATCCAGTTCGTCAGAAAATTAGGAATATGGCGCAAAGAAAAAAAGATGGAGTTACTGCAGAAGTCGAAAAGCTGTTGGAAGCAGGCTTTATTCGACAGTGCAGTATCCCCGCTGTTTGTCTAATGCCGTACCCGTTCCAAAGAAGAATG gaagatcaagagcatactgcgttTGTGACCGATAGAGGAGTTTACTGCTATACTGTAATGCCAATTGGGCTAAAGAACGCAGGGGAGACCTACCAGCATTTGGTAGACCATATGTTCAAGGATCTGATTGGGAAGACAATGGAAGTATATATCAACGATATGGTAGTGAAATCTGAGCAAAAGGAGTCGCATTTTCTTGATCTGCAGAAGACGTTTAATATCTTGAGACAATATCGTATGAAGCTCAATCCAGCAAAATGTTCATATGGGCTATCCTCGGGAAAGTTCCTTGGATACTTGATGACGCATAGAGGAATCAAGGCGAATCCAGAGCAAATCAGAGCCATCAGAGAGATGTCATCCCCAAGAACGAAGAAGGAGGTCCAGAAGCTAGCGGGACGATTAGTAGCTTTAAATTGTTTCATCTCACGCTCGTCGGATCGATTCAAACCATTCTTTGATGTTTTAAAGAAAGCAGTGAATTTTGGTTGGACGGATGAGTGTGGAAAAGATTTCGATGAGATCAAACAATATTTGTCAACTCCCCCAGTTTTG CCTGTTTACTTCGTCAGTAAATCTTTGACGGGGGCGGAAACACGGTACAAGAAAATTGAGAAGATAGCACTTGCACTGTTGCATGCATCTCGTCGCCTCAAACCTTATTTCCAAGGGAGGAAGATCATAGTCTACTCAGAATACCCGCTGAAGAGAATCCTGGAACGTGTTGATGATTCCACCCGACTAGCCATATGGTCAAATTTTCTGGGGGCGTATGAAATCAAGTACGAAAACATAAATGCAGAGAAGGGACACGCCCTGGCTGCACTTCTAGCATATTTTGATGTGGATGACATAGAAACGGTTGGCGGAGGAGAAGAGGAGTTGTTCAAAGTCATAGAGTCAGCCACTGATCAGACTGGGG GTTCGAGGATCGAGAAAGCGACCAGATTGGGTTTTCAAGCATCAAACAATGAAGCTGGATATGAGGCAGCAATTATCGGTTTAAAGGCTGTCAAACAGTTAGATGCGAAGAACGTGAAGCTG TTCTTTATTGGGCAACGACCACAGCTGGAAAATAGGCACGCAGATGCTTTAGCATACCTATACTCCGCAGTCGATACTGATACCACCCGTTTCGTTGTGGTGGATTTTCAAGAGTTACCTAGCATCTCCGACAGCCAATTGTTCTGGCTCTCGAACACGCTAGTGGGGGGAGGGGGAGGGGGGAGGGAAACTATATCAGCACAGGGAGATACCGAGAACATTGACAACAATATGGATGTTGACAGTCCAGTGATAGATGATTCAAGCAATCCCGCTGAAAACACTTCAGACTTGCGTCAACCTTATGTTCG ATTTGGAATCCTTAACGAGATAGTATCAGACAATGGGAAGCAGTTCGATTCTGGGGTGATCAAAGACTTTTGCAAGAACCTGAATATCCGCCACAATTTCTCATCTCCTTACTATGCTCAGAGCAACAGGCAGGCTAAAGCGACCAATCGCGTTATTATGGACAATCTCAAGAAAAGGCTGGAGAAGGCAAAAGGAAAATGGATAAAAGAGTTCCCAGGAGTCTTATGGTCGTATCGAACAACCCCAAAAAGATCCACCGGATTTTCCCCATTCACACTGGCTTATGGGGCAGAGGTAGTCATACCCACTGAGGTACATCTCAAGATTACCAAAACTCGTGCTGTCAAATCCGGGAAAAACGACAGCATATTGGCTTAG